The following nucleotide sequence is from Novipirellula galeiformis.
TGGCGCTGCATCGCCCCAATCCGAACCAGCACTTTAGCCCGCCACAAATTTGGCTCGCTCGCTCACCCGACCTTCTTCATTGGGGCCACCATGAACCGATCCTGCGTGGAGTTGATTCCTGGGAAGGCGATCGCGTGGGCAGCGGAACGCCGCCGATCTTGATTGACGAAGGCTGGTTGACGCTCTACCACGGCAGTGAATCATCGTCGATCGCGGGCACGGTGGGGCACTATGCCGTTGGCGCAGTGTTGCTCGATCGCGACGATCCCAGTCGTGTGATCGGTCGCTCACGCGAGCCGATCATGCGGTCAATGACTGATTATGAAATAAACGGTTTTGTACCCAATGTCGTTTTCCCGACCGCTATGTTGGATGTCGAAGATGAATGGCGCGTGTTCTACGGAGCTGCCGACACCTCGGTCGCCATGACTCGGTTTTCAAAGCGAGCCGTTTTGGATTCGCTTGTTCTACAAGACTGCACTAAACAATGACCACACCCGAGCTGTTGAAAATCGCGTTCGTGGGTAACTATCTGCCACGCAAATGCGGCATCGCAACCTTCACTCACGATTTACGGTCGGCAATCGCCAAAGCGTCCGCTGCCGATTGCATCGTCGTCCCCATGAACGACATTGTCGGCGGATACGAGTACGAGAACGAAGTTCAGTTTCAAGTCGTCGAACAGGAACTCGACGACTACCGGGCTGCTGCCGACTTTCTTAATTTTAGTAACGTCGATATCGTCTGTTTGCAGCACGAATTCGGGATCTACGGCGGACCGTGTGGCAGTCATGTTTTGGCGTTGTTACACGACCTACGGATGCCTGTGGTGACAACGCTACACACCGTGCTGTCAGAGCCAAGTCAGACGCAGCGTGCCGTGATGACGCAGTTGATCCGGCTCTCCACGCGATTGGTTGTCATGACCGAGCGATGCCGACAAACGCTCATCAATACCTACTCGATTGATCGTGCAAAGGTAGACTTGATCGCCCACGGCATCCCTACGGTACCGGACACCGACCAGAAGGTTTTGAAGGAACAATTCAACGTCGAAGACAAGGCGGTGGCACTCACTTTCGGATTGCTTTCACCGGGGAAGGGAATTGAGTACGTGCTGCAAGCGATCCCGGAAATTGTGGCCCAGTTCCCCGACTTCATCTATCTGGTCCTTGGCGCGACACACCCGAGTTTGATTCGCGAGCAAGGAGAACGGTATCGAATCGGTTTGGAACGGATGGCGAAAGAGCTTGGTATCACGAAGCACGTGAGCTTTTACAACCGATTCGTTGAGCTCGAAGAGCTTACTGAGTTCATCGGGGCCGCTGATCTTTACATCACACCCTACTTGAATGTTCAACAAGCCGTTTCGGGCACATTGGCGTACGCATTTGGGTGCGGCCAAGCCGTCATTTCGACGCCGTATTGGCATGCCGAATCGCTGCTCTCCGACGGCCGCGGTGTGTTAGTTCCGTTCGCGGATTCGTCTGCGATTGCTCGCGAGGTGATAGGGCTGCTCGCCGATGACGAACGGCGATTGGCGATGCGAGCACAGGCTCACAAGCTGGGCCGAAGCATGACGTGGGATCATGTTTCTCAGTCGTATCTTGCCTCGTTCCGTCTGGCTCAAGAGGAACGCAGTACCCAACGAAAGCCATTGGCGGTTCGCACGCTCGACGAGCAACCGTTGGCGCTGCCCAAGCTGCAACTCGACCATTTGGAACATCTGAGTGATTCAACCGGGATCGTGCAGCACGCGATCTATACGATTCCCGATCATGCGCACGGCTACTGCACCGATGACAACGCCCGGGCTTTGATTCTAACCGTGTTGCTCGAGGAACTCGGCAACGATTCGCCGGTCGTCCATTCGCTCGCTTCTCGTTATGCCGCATTCCTGAACATTGCGTTCAACCGAGACACGGGGCGGTTCCGTAATTTTATGAGCTTTGATCGACGTTGGTTGGAAGAGGACGGCTCGGACGATTCGCAAGGCCGCGCGTTATGGGCATTGGGAACGTGCGTTGGCCGATCTCGCCGCGGCGGTCTATCTACCTGGGCTCGCGAATTGTTTCAAATCGCATTACCCGCCTGTGAGCTGACGACGTCCCCGCGAACATGGGCACTGGGAATCTTGGGGATTCAAGAATACCTGAGGCGTTACAGCGGCGAACGTGCTGCCGCGACGATGAGCCAGCGACTCGCCGACCGTCTGTGTGAGATGTACGAAGCCGTTTCCACAAAGGATTGGCCGTGGTTTGAAAACATTGCGTCTTACAATAACGCAAAGTTATCCCATTCCTTGATTGCTCATGGTCGTGGCGCTGACGATCCACGGTCTGCGGAGATCGGCTTGATCTCTCTGCGGTGGCTTTGTGAGCAACAGCGTTCTCCGCAAGGCCGTTTCCGGCCGATCGGTTCCAACGGCTTTAGTCGCGAGGGTGGCGTGGCGGCCGTCTTTGACCAACAAGCGATCG
It contains:
- a CDS encoding glycosyltransferase family 4 protein, whose product is MTTPELLKIAFVGNYLPRKCGIATFTHDLRSAIAKASAADCIVVPMNDIVGGYEYENEVQFQVVEQELDDYRAAADFLNFSNVDIVCLQHEFGIYGGPCGSHVLALLHDLRMPVVTTLHTVLSEPSQTQRAVMTQLIRLSTRLVVMTERCRQTLINTYSIDRAKVDLIAHGIPTVPDTDQKVLKEQFNVEDKAVALTFGLLSPGKGIEYVLQAIPEIVAQFPDFIYLVLGATHPSLIREQGERYRIGLERMAKELGITKHVSFYNRFVELEELTEFIGAADLYITPYLNVQQAVSGTLAYAFGCGQAVISTPYWHAESLLSDGRGVLVPFADSSAIAREVIGLLADDERRLAMRAQAHKLGRSMTWDHVSQSYLASFRLAQEERSTQRKPLAVRTLDEQPLALPKLQLDHLEHLSDSTGIVQHAIYTIPDHAHGYCTDDNARALILTVLLEELGNDSPVVHSLASRYAAFLNIAFNRDTGRFRNFMSFDRRWLEEDGSDDSQGRALWALGTCVGRSRRGGLSTWARELFQIALPACELTTSPRTWALGILGIQEYLRRYSGERAAATMSQRLADRLCEMYEAVSTKDWPWFENIASYNNAKLSHSLIAHGRGADDPRSAEIGLISLRWLCEQQRSPQGRFRPIGSNGFSREGGVAAVFDQQAIEAHAMVSASIEAYAATKDPFWNEQAHFAFDWFLGRNDLGQPIYDASTGGCFDGLMEHQVNQNQGAESTLAFLLSLVEMRGLSATMRIISTPT